In Verrucomicrobiota bacterium, the genomic window CCAGGAGCGCGCTGAGGCCGCCCAGGTTCGCCCCATATCCCACGCTGGTCGGCACCGCGATCAAAGGACGTGAGATCAGCCCCGCGACCACGCTGGGCAACGCGCCTTCCATGCCCGCGACGACAATCAGCACGTTGGCCTGTTGCAGTTTTTCGAGGGGCCGCAGCAACCGGTGCAGCCCGGCGACGCCGATGTCATAGTACCGTTCCACCGTGTTGCCCATGATGTCCGCCGTGACCGCTGCTTCCTCGGCCACCGGCAAATCACTCGTACCGGCGCAAAGCACGGCAATGTGGCCCGGGCGTTTGGCCAGAGGCTTTTGGTCAAGCGTCAGGCACCGGGCGGATTCGTGCCAGATGGTTTTGGGGAACTTCTTTTTCATTGCGCGCGCGTGCTCGGGGGTGGCGCGGGTAATCAGCACCCGGTTCCCGTGTTCGAGCATCTTGCCGGCAATCCCCACAACCTGCTGCGGGGTTTTGCTCGCGCCGTAGATAACCTCCGGAAATCCCTGGCGCAAGGAGCGATGCGTATCCACTTGGGCGAATCCCAAATCCGCCACCGGGGCGCGTTGGAAAGCGTGCAATACGTTTTCCCGGGTGGCTTCACCGCGGCGAAAACGTTCCAGCAATTCAATGGCTTCTTTCGATGTCACGGCCCAATCTTGCCTGCAAATCGCCAACACGCAAGACAGGACTTGCCGAACCGCGTTCCTTGAGGTAGAGTTCTGAAAAACTTATGGCACTCGACGACCACTTACTGGAAGCGGAAGACAAGATGATCAAAACCGAGGAGATCATCCAACGTGAATTTTCCGGCGTGCGGACCAGCAAAGCCTCCCCGGCCTTGGTGGAAAATATCATGGTGGAGGCCTACGGAGCCACCATGCGGCTGCGGGAGGTGGCTAATATCACCGTGCCCGAACCGCGCATGTTGGTCGTTCAACCCTGGGACGCCAGCAATGTTGGCCCCATTGAAAAAGCGATTCAGAAGGCCAACATCGGCCTCAATCCCGCCGTGCAAGGCAAGCTTATCCGGCTCGTGCTGCCGGAACTGAGCGAGGAACGCCGGCGTGATCTGGTCAAGATGACGCACAAAATCGCGGAAGACGGGCGCGTGGCCGTCCGGCATGTTCGCCGCGACACGCTCGAACACATCAAAAAGGAGGCCAAAAAGGGCGGCGTGAGCGAAGAAGAGGAAGAACACGCCGAGAAGGAAGTGCAAAAGTTGACGGATCAATACATTGCCAAGATTGATGTCCACCTGACGG contains:
- the larB gene encoding nickel pincer cofactor biosynthesis protein LarB encodes the protein MTSKEAIELLERFRRGEATRENVLHAFQRAPVADLGFAQVDTHRSLRQGFPEVIYGASKTPQQVVGIAGKMLEHGNRVLITRATPEHARAMKKKFPKTIWHESARCLTLDQKPLAKRPGHIAVLCAGTSDLPVAEEAAVTADIMGNTVERYYDIGVAGLHRLLRPLEKLQQANVLIVVAGMEGALPSVVAGLISRPLIAVPTSVGYGANLGGLSALLGMLNSCSSGITVVNIDNGFGAGYAASQINALAAGEGK
- the frr gene encoding ribosome recycling factor is translated as MALDDHLLEAEDKMIKTEEIIQREFSGVRTSKASPALVENIMVEAYGATMRLREVANITVPEPRMLVVQPWDASNVGPIEKAIQKANIGLNPAVQGKLIRLVLPELSEERRRDLVKMTHKIAEDGRVAVRHVRRDTLEHIKKEAKKGGVSEEEEEHAEKEVQKLTDQYIAKIDVHLTAKEKEIMTV